In the genome of Candidatus Neomarinimicrobiota bacterium, the window GTCAGGTGTACGAAGGCCGTACCAGTCCGCGAAAACCTTCATGGTTGAAGGTGCAAGTTAGAACCGGGGAACACTATTCAGATCTAAAGCGGATCGTCAGGACCGGAAATCTCCACACTGTCTGCGAGGAAGCGCTATGTCCGAACATCTTCGAATGTTGGGAGCGTCGTTCGGCCGCGCTCATGATCCTTGGCGATGTCTGCACCCGGTCGTGCGGTTTTTGCAGCGTCAAGACGGGCCGTCCAAGCTGGAATGATCCCGATGAGCCCAGGAGGACTGCTGAAGCTGTGAAGGAGATGGGTCTGCGGCACTGCGTGATCACCTCGGTGAATCGTGATGAGCTTCCCGACGGGGGGGCGTCTGTCTGGGCGGAAACCATCCGTCAGATTCAGCGGAAGAATCCGGACTGTTCCGTGGAGGTTCTCATTCCCGATTTCAAAGAGGACACATCCGCACTGAGGACGGTTTTCGAGGCGAAGCCGGACATCCTTGGGCACAACATGGAAACCGTCCCCCGCCTGTACGGAAAAGTCCGACCCCAGGCCAGGTTTGATTGGTCTCTTAAGGTTCTCACGGAGTCAAAATCATATGGTCTCCGAACGAAAACAGCGTTTATGCTGGGACTGGGAGAGACGGCAGAAGAGGTTTACGACCTGATGGAACACGTGGCGAATACCGGCTGCGATATCGTCGCTATCGGTCAATACCTGCAGCCAACGAAAAATCATTACCCCGTGGATCGATTCGTTCACCCTGATGAATTCCTCGTCTTCCGCGAGGACGGACTAAAAATGGGATTTCAGTGGGTTGAAGCAGGGCCTCTTGTGCGGAGTTCGTATCACGCGGATCGCCAGGCGCAATTCGCATGAATAAGTACAGGTATTATGTCTACGGCCTCATTCTGGCGGGTGGGATCGTTCTTGCCTGGCTGCTCCGCTCTTCAGCGAACGTCCCCGTGGGGCAGCCCGCTCCGTCAGAGCCGCGTCCCGACGCGACCGCACCGAACGAGGTCGTCTTCGGAAGCCTGGCTCTGCGCGTCCCGGAGGGATGGCGGGCCGAAAGACCTTCTTCGACTATGCGATTGGGACAATTCAGCCTTCCCGGAAACGAAATGGGTGACAAGGATGCCGAACTTTCCATTTTCTCCGGCATCGGTGGCGGGACGGAGAGCAATCTTGCCAGGTGGTTCGATCAGTTTCAGCAGCCGGACGGCGCACCATCGAGCGATCGGGCGAGGACCTGGCGTTTTACGCAGGGAGACATGGGGATTACGATGGCCGACCTTTCGGGAACCTACATGGGATCGGGGATGATGACGGGTCAGCAGGTGGATTTATCCAATTATCGTCTTCTTGCGGCAATCGTGGAAACATCCGATGATACTTATTACTTTAAGCTGGTAGGGCCTCAAGCTACCGTGGAAAGATGGGCGATGAGTTTTGAGACTTTCATCCGCACTGTTCGGCGGGTTGGCAGATGATCTCGTAGATCATGCAGTTTTGGCAGGATTGACTGCCACCATTACCTTTCGTCGGGATTGGCATTATGTTTGTTGATTCCTAAATTCAAAGAAAGGAAAAAGCATGTCTGAAGAACTTAAAGACGATATAGAGGACAAAGAGCTTGAGTCCGAAACGGAATCAGACGAGGGTGTCAGTGTTCCCGGAACCTTTCCTGTCATGCCCCTCAGGAATACCGTCCTGTTTCCGCAGCAGGTCATTCCCACCTACATCGGTCGCGAACGCTCCCTCAGGTTGATTGACGATCTGCCTGCGGGAAAGAAGATGATCGTTGTGGTTGCTCAGGAGGACGGTTCTATAGAGAATCCCGAACCGGAGGATTTGTATGCCTGGGGAACATTATCAATTGTGCTGAAAGTTTTCGACATGCCGGACAACAGCAAGTCAGCGATCATTCAGGGAATGGAGAGGGTAAAGGTCCTTTCCTTTATTCAGGAAGAGCCATATTACAAAGCGGCAGTGAAGCGTGTGGAGGACAGGGAGACTGAAGGGATTGACGTTGAGGCACTGGCCACGAACATTCGGGGTGTTTTCCGGGATCTCATCAATATTGCCCCTTACCTCACGGAGGAGCATTCCGGCGTTCTCAGCAGTATCCAGAAACCCGGCAAACTTGCGGATCGCGTCATTTCCCTGGTGACGATTCCGACGAATGAGAAGCAGGAAATCCTGGAAGAACTGGATATCAAAAAGAGGCTCGAAAAGTCAACCGTTCTCCTGAACAGGGAAGTCCAGAGGATTAAGCTCGGGGAGAAGATTCAGACGGAAGTCCAGGATGAGATTTCCAAGACTCAGCGGGAGTATTATCTGCGGGAGCAGTTGAAAGCAATTCGAAAGGAGCTGGGTGAGGATGAAGGTCCCACCGAACTCAAAGAGCTGGAAGAGAAAATCGATGCGGCAAGCATGAGTGAGGAGGCCGACAAGGTAGCCCGGAAGGAGCTGGACCGTCTCACCAAAATACCCCCTCAATCTCCTGAATACACGGTTTCCAGGACGTATCTCGATTGGTTACTGGAACTCCCATGGAATAATTCAAGTGATGACCGGGTGGATACCCGGGAAGCCAAGAAGATTCTTGACGAAGACCATTGGGGTTTGGATGATGTCAAGCAGCGTATCCTTGAGTACCTGGCTGTGAGAAAGCTGAAAGAGGAGAGAGTCAAGGATGGCAGGGTTAAAGGGCCGATCCTCTGTTTTGTGGGTCCTCCCGGTGTCGGAAAGACCTCCCTGGGAAGGTCGATCGCGCGGGCAATGAACCGCGAATTTGTCCGGATTTCGTTGGGAGGCGTCAGGGACGAGGCAGAGATCCGCGGTCACCGTCGGACCTATATTGGTGCTCTTCCCGGCCGGATTCTCCAGAGTCTCAAGAAGGCAGGAACGAATAATCCCGTCTTCATGCTGGATGAGGTGGACAAGGTGGGAGCCGATTTCCGAGGTGATCCGTCGTCGGCCCTGCTTGAGGTACTCGACCCGGAGCAGAACTTTTCGTTCAGCGATCATTACCTCGAAGTTCCATTTGACCTGAGCAAAGTGATGTTCATTTCCACGGCGAACCTGAGAGATCCCATCATCCCTGCCTTAAGGGACAGAATGGAAATTCTTGATTTCACGGGATACATCGAGGAGGAAAAGATTAACATTGCCAAGAAGTATTTGATTCCCAAGCAGCTTGAGGAGAACGCGCTGACCGACGAAGACTGTTCATTTCTCACCTCCGCGATAAAAGAGCTCATCGATTCCTACACGCGGGAAGCGGGTGTTCGGAATCTGGAGAGAGAAATTGCCAACGTCCTGCGCAAGATTGCCCGGGACCGGGCGGAAGGGAAGAAGCAGTTCACCAAGATCACAAAGCCGGTGGTGCACAAGTATCTGGGAGCGCCGCGATACTTTTCTGAAATGGCTGAGAGGATGAGCAAGGCCGGAGTGGTCATAGGTCTGGCGTGGACATCCGCCGGTGGTGATATTCTCTTCATAGAGGCCACCAGGATGCCAGGGAAGGGCGAATTAATCCTCACGGGCCACCTGGGTGACGTTATGAAGGAGTCGGCCAGGGCCGCACTTTCGTACGTGAGGGCGAATGCGGAAACGTTGGGTATTGAGCCGGACTTCGCCGAGAAGACGGACATTCACATCCATGTGCCGGCGGGCGCCATTCCGAAGGACGGTCCTTCTGCCGGTACAGCCATATTCACGGCCATCGTTTCTCTCTTAACGGACCGGACCGTTAAAGATACGATAGCCATGACGGGTGAAATCACTCTTCGGGGAGCCGTTTTGCCCATTGGGGGTGTACGGGAGAAAGTGACTGCTGCTCACCGGTCAGGAGTGAAGGAGGTGATTCTTCCCGGTTTCAACAAGAAGGATCTTGAAGATATTCCCACGAAGGTGTTGAAGGATATGAAGTTCCACTTTGTCAAGGAGGTATCGGAGGTAGTCGATCACGCTTTTCCGAAGGCGCCCGAACCGAAGAAGTCGAAGCCAGGCAAAGCGATCCCCAGGGCCCCCTCCGCCCAAGCGTGACCGGTTACCGGTCTATTAGTTGATTGGTTAACTGGTTATTGGTGACTGCCGACTGTCGGAGCCCGACGGATCGGGCGGAGATCCCGCCAGCGGCGGGGCCAACTGCCAACTGCGGA includes:
- the lon gene encoding endopeptidase La; the protein is MSEELKDDIEDKELESETESDEGVSVPGTFPVMPLRNTVLFPQQVIPTYIGRERSLRLIDDLPAGKKMIVVVAQEDGSIENPEPEDLYAWGTLSIVLKVFDMPDNSKSAIIQGMERVKVLSFIQEEPYYKAAVKRVEDRETEGIDVEALATNIRGVFRDLINIAPYLTEEHSGVLSSIQKPGKLADRVISLVTIPTNEKQEILEELDIKKRLEKSTVLLNREVQRIKLGEKIQTEVQDEISKTQREYYLREQLKAIRKELGEDEGPTELKELEEKIDAASMSEEADKVARKELDRLTKIPPQSPEYTVSRTYLDWLLELPWNNSSDDRVDTREAKKILDEDHWGLDDVKQRILEYLAVRKLKEERVKDGRVKGPILCFVGPPGVGKTSLGRSIARAMNREFVRISLGGVRDEAEIRGHRRTYIGALPGRILQSLKKAGTNNPVFMLDEVDKVGADFRGDPSSALLEVLDPEQNFSFSDHYLEVPFDLSKVMFISTANLRDPIIPALRDRMEILDFTGYIEEEKINIAKKYLIPKQLEENALTDEDCSFLTSAIKELIDSYTREAGVRNLEREIANVLRKIARDRAEGKKQFTKITKPVVHKYLGAPRYFSEMAERMSKAGVVIGLAWTSAGGDILFIEATRMPGKGELILTGHLGDVMKESARAALSYVRANAETLGIEPDFAEKTDIHIHVPAGAIPKDGPSAGTAIFTAIVSLLTDRTVKDTIAMTGEITLRGAVLPIGGVREKVTAAHRSGVKEVILPGFNKKDLEDIPTKVLKDMKFHFVKEVSEVVDHAFPKAPEPKKSKPGKAIPRAPSAQA
- the lipA gene encoding lipoyl synthase; the protein is MTLSSGQVYEGRTSPRKPSWLKVQVRTGEHYSDLKRIVRTGNLHTVCEEALCPNIFECWERRSAALMILGDVCTRSCGFCSVKTGRPSWNDPDEPRRTAEAVKEMGLRHCVITSVNRDELPDGGASVWAETIRQIQRKNPDCSVEVLIPDFKEDTSALRTVFEAKPDILGHNMETVPRLYGKVRPQARFDWSLKVLTESKSYGLRTKTAFMLGLGETAEEVYDLMEHVANTGCDIVAIGQYLQPTKNHYPVDRFVHPDEFLVFREDGLKMGFQWVEAGPLVRSSYHADRQAQFA